The following is a genomic window from Plasmodium vivax scf_6604 genomic scaffold, whole genome shotgun sequence.
CATAAAATGagtttatcataaaaataggcaatttcacattaaaaaaaatatatttacttattatAATCATAAACAAcaaataacaaataattatgttatcAAAGCTGTAAATTggatatacaaaaaaaagtaatattttataaaacaaataaaataacgaaaaaaacaagtattaattcttaatttatatataatactgACAAAAGAACATATGTCAAAATACATGtttatatgatataatatcTTATGCTCGTTAAATACAGTAATTAATAAAGATTTAAAGTATTCATATAGAATTCcacattattattttccatcatgttttaattaattttgtatatatattttatccaGTTAAATGACTTATATCATtcgttcaattttttttacatcttcctatgtatttttattattaaacgatattttcttcacatataatatacgtattattttttacaatatttattaaattttttatattgtcaCTATAATATTgctaatatttaaataatgcttaaatttaaaataaactgttttatttaataatgtaactttttatatatttgtattacttGCATAATTTAATATCTTCCAAATATTCTCGTGATAGGTAAAACATTTGGATGATTCTTAAATTGCATAAGAACTAGTACAATTCTATGTATATCATCGCTTTCGTTTTACTATgtctaataataataaatacgaAATAGGTTTCACTAATATTtcctattataataaatattatataagtttTCAccataaataattaataatatgtgTCTTGATCAGGgtgataattcaaatataatCGATCCGTTTCAGAATCTAAAAACGTTTCCTCAGAACCATAcatttgtaactttttttcatactcttcgtagtaattatgttcaaatatctttccctttttctttttttttttgcgtaaactTGATTCTAATCGAGAAGACTAAtacaaaagtgaaaataaatggtgtaaaaatgtagtaaaattgtaaacatggagataaaataaaagtaaaatatagcTGCTAACACAATATTCATACGTTTATTGTATAATGTGCAATTACCCTGTTGtagtagaaaaggaagaaaatcgtTCCAAGTACTGCAATGGCCATGATGACGTTGCGAAAAAAGTTTGAGTCTAACTCTTCATGTGTAGTTCCTAATGTACTATGGGCATCGACATTGGTCAGAGGAGCTCCGTTACCTGCAAGCTCAGCAGAATAATATGGTGCTGCATGAACTGCTGCTCCAGAGTCCTCTAGTGATGGGGCGCTAAAGGTTGCTGTATCTTGCAAAATGactgccgcttcaccttcTAGCTGTCCTGgttctccctcttcagctACTTCATCTACTTCTTCCACTCCATCTTCAGCTACTTCAgctacttcttcttcatctaaTGATTCTTTAGGTTCTAGAGGTGCAGGTTGTTGTTGCACAGTTTCTCGTGGCGcaggtggtggtggtggtgcttCCTGTTCTGCAGGTCCGACCGTTTCTTGTTTTACAACTTCTGGTTTTACTTCTGCAGGCTTTCCCCCTCCAGATTCGGTCCCTCCAGATACTGTCGCTGGAGGTTTTGCAACTTCAGGGGGTAACCCACCAGATTCTGCCGCTGCAGGTTTTGCCGCTAGGGGTTCTGCCGCTGCAGGATCTTCCCCTACAGGTTTTGCCGCTACGGGTTTTGCCCGTAGTTGtttcgcttcttcagctcctGCAATTCCCGGTGCTTTCTTTTCACTTCCTGGCCCATCACTTCCTGCCGCTTTATTTTCTACCACCGCACCTGGTGCATCTTCCCCTCCCACCGCTTTAGGTACTTCCTTTACTTTTGCATCCAATGCCTTGAGCTCTGTTTGTAATTTAGTTAATAAACCATCAGGtctatatttattattacaattGATATAAGGTTCACACAATGGATCCCATAAATCGTCTTCATCACAACAattatcctcttttttttgaaataacTTATCAATATAGGTAACGTAACgcacatatttttcacaCGTGGGCTTATCAGATTTCGTACAATCAATATATTTGTGGTTTTCAAAATAATCGTGCaaatctttttcttctttccccccttccggTGTCACAAATACATAGCATTTACAAGGTAGCAAATTAGAAgatttatcaatttttaattgCACTAAATCAAAAAGTTTACCACTAACTGTTTCGTTGTTAATTGTATTACCAGTACTATAATGTTTCCTTATCTGATCATAGAACCAgtattgaaaataaaaacagccATGTTTAAGTTTATCACCAGATAGACcagataatatttttaaatgcttcGATACTTTATAACAAAgttctttatcttctttCTTCGGGCTTCCTAAATCTTTTTCACAGAAACCATCGCTATAATCCTTAATGTCCACGGcatccaattttttatattcctcaTATGAAGGCAATTTTCCTAAGTGATTTTCCTATTAGCCAAgtgggataaaaaaatgtaacaatgTAAATAAGCGTTCCGCTAAAGAAAAGCTATTCTACAAATCTTAGAATAGCATACAGTGCTGAAGTAGCAAGCTATATGTagattgaaaataaaaatgtacccaattgttttcttctaaaagtGCCATCCTGTTATATAACAATGCTTATATCATAGTtacgtacacatgtacatttgaaaaattatcacGCATAATCTGCTGCTATATCTTAGATTACTCTATATTAAGTTTAAAATATAGACAAATGGGGTCAATTAACAAGGTCGTCTTATTTCTGTTTTTGACCAAGCTATTACAgtatcataatattttttttcaaattaaccCTTCTAATTTTAAGCATGAATATTcacagaaaaaggggaatatgTCAATTCACATAAAATGTAACGTagacaaattatttttttgtaaattttgacATTAAAATGCTGTATATAAATTGCGCATAACAAATGGGAATCAGGACATATAACATTAAATTGTCATAGGTTTGAACTACAATTTGTAGCGACAATGATCAGTTAATTAACCCTATTGGGGGTTTGCAAATATTGTCtaaataagaattatatatttttacaattgcAATTACTGCATTTCTCTTACTTTGTAATGATAGCAATTCTATTTCcgttaaaatataacattttaattatttccaTTGATGTTATTTTCAGGAATTTTTATGGTACTTCATTCccgttttttaaattctatAATATAAGCTATGTACTgctaaatattataaaaatgttcctaAGAAAAAGCTCTCTATAATATGCGTATcctgtaaaaaatatataaactaatgctcataaaattttaattttttccattaacGTATCACTTTTTAGTAATGGTAAAacatttcttcataaaatatgataaatgaaaaatataggaaaaaataaaacagttCAAATTAATAATGCCATCCtttgaatatttatttcatacaaaatattgaacaaaattattatatataaaaaacaatgttGACATTTCGTGGCAATTTTTggattaatatatatacagttATGCCCATGCACGAAAAATTTCATGCTTCCTTAgagataattttttccgcGTAGTAATTTGTTTCCGattttaacattaaaaatataggtATTTTATATTAGCATATAAGTTAGCCTTCTCATAAAGCACATAATGAACtgttgaatatttttttcaattattgcCAGTTAAtgttatctattttttttaactgtacCGCATTATAATTGTAGAAATAAAttctcataaaattattgcataagcgcaaaaaaatatgttgatACAAGTGGTAATATATCAAATGTGAAGGTTGCGCCTAAAATGCTCAATAAATACACatctatatataatatatatagaaagGCGTAAGTTGTTCGCTTTGAACTTGTGCAGCTATTCAATTTGGGTTAACTATcaaatatacaattttatggAAAATACATTTGCAATTATAAAGCAAAGCTACttctaaattatatatagcCGTCATCTTCATATACATTACTGTGaacgcaaaatggatgaGCATATGAATAACAGTGGCAAAATTTTACGAACAATCAAAGTTTTATTAGGAAATCAAGTAGAACTGTACTAGTTTTTTCCAATAAGCATaagcatatttataaaaaatatacgacgCCAAAAGAGAAAGCTCGAAaggaatgaagaaaatgcagatgcctaataaatatatgtgtttgCCTTAATATTATCGAGAAAAGAATAAGTTTACATAAaggtaaataataatttacagAAAAAGCTTTCTCT
Proteins encoded in this region:
- a CDS encoding variable surface protein Vir12-like (encoded by transcript PVX_013620A): MALLEENNWENHLGKLPSYEEYKKLDAVDIKDYSDGFCEKDLGSPKKEDKELCYKVSKHLKILSGLSGDKLKHGCFYFQYWFYDQIRKHYSTGNTINNETVSGKLFDLVQLKIDKSSNLLPCKCYVFVTPEGGKEEKDLHDYFENHKYIDCTKSDKPTCEKYVRYVTYIDKLFQKKEDNCCDEDDLWDPLCEPYINCNNKYRPDGLLTKLQTELKALDAKVKEVPKAVGGEDAPGAVVENKAAGSDGPGSEKKAPGIAGAEEAKQLRAKPVAAKPVGEDPAAAEPLAAKPAAAESGGLPPEVAKPPATVSGGTESGGGKPAEVKPEVVKQETVGPAEQEAPPPPPAPRETVQQQPAPLEPKESLDEEEVAEVAEDGVEEVDEVAEEGEPGQLEGEAAVILQDTATFSAPSLEDSGAAVHAAPYYSAELAGNGAPLTNVDAHSTLGTTHEELDSNFFRNVIMAIAVLGTIFFLFYYNRSSRLESSLRKKKKKKGKIFEHNYYEEYEKKLQMYGSEETFLDSETDRLYLNYHPDQDTYY